A stretch of Tissierellales bacterium DNA encodes these proteins:
- a CDS encoding YjjW family glycine radical enzyme activase, with the protein MEYASINKIIPFSSVDGPGNRTALFFQSCNFNCKYCHNPETINVCVNCGKCIDYCKVGALKMENRQVIWNEELCVQCDECIKNCPHDSTPKIYRWSTDQALERILENESFISGITVSGGECTLSETFLVELFQKVKEHNLTCFVDSNGYKSFKQMEKLTEVMDAAMIDLKAYDEAQHIELTGKTNKTVIENIEYLAKIGKLYEIRTVVVPGVLDNSYTIDLGSKLLAKINPKIRYKLIKYRSLGVREELLDSYTPSDDDMDMLKKIAEKNGCENVVLV; encoded by the coding sequence ATGGAATATGCGAGTATAAATAAGATAATTCCATTTAGTTCGGTGGATGGACCAGGAAATAGAACTGCATTGTTTTTTCAAAGTTGTAATTTCAATTGTAAGTATTGCCATAATCCAGAGACGATAAATGTGTGCGTGAATTGCGGTAAGTGTATTGATTATTGTAAGGTCGGAGCACTTAAAATGGAAAATAGGCAAGTAATTTGGAATGAAGAATTATGTGTGCAATGTGATGAGTGTATAAAAAATTGTCCTCATGACAGTACACCTAAGATATATCGTTGGTCTACGGATCAAGCTTTAGAAAGAATATTGGAGAATGAAAGTTTCATAAGTGGAATTACAGTATCAGGAGGCGAATGTACCCTTTCAGAAACATTCTTAGTTGAACTTTTTCAAAAGGTAAAGGAGCATAATTTGACGTGTTTTGTAGATAGCAATGGATATAAATCTTTTAAGCAAATGGAAAAACTGACAGAAGTGATGGATGCTGCAATGATAGATTTGAAAGCTTATGATGAGGCGCAGCACATAGAACTTACAGGAAAGACTAATAAAACAGTAATTGAAAATATTGAGTATCTAGCAAAGATAGGTAAATTGTATGAGATTAGAACAGTTGTAGTTCCAGGAGTTCTAGATAATAGTTATACAATTGATTTGGGAAGTAAACTTTTAGCGAAAATAAATCCTAAAATCAGATATAAACTAATAAAGTATAGATCTTTGGGAGTCAGAGAAGAACTTTTAGATAGTTATACTCCAAGTGATGACGATATGGATATGCTTAAAAAAATAGCTGAAAAAAATGGTTGCGAGAATGTTGTATTGGTATAG
- a CDS encoding DUF1576 domain-containing protein, which yields MESILRIRKLNEKQEYLAGRFFLGCAMCAMILAFFVDSPINIYHGLIDIVRSSDVLITDYLEVGGLGATLVNSGLLMFFNYICMRKLKLKINGFFIAGLWIITGFAFFGNNIVNVIPIYLGGFLYARYQEESFGRVFIITIFATSLSPLVTEVYYLFELSTTANLLISLLAGVSVGFFMPVLSAHMVKMHDGFNIYNVGLTSGIIGTVVIALFRGYGYNVTTRQVLSTHYHNTLAGIMLLLFLSMIFVGFRLNEKSFRGYKDLLHYSGRLITDFVFLTGLGLTLINMGIMGLIGMAFVYLIGGSFNGAVIAGLLTLCGFSAFGNHPKNSIPVMVGVFIAALTNIWPMDSVAMVITGLFATTLAPIAGVHGWWAGLIAGFIHTSVVMNVGYLHGGVNLYNNGFAGGIVASIFVPVIDAFKKGD from the coding sequence GTGGAAAGTATTTTGCGAATACGAAAACTAAATGAAAAGCAGGAATATCTAGCTGGTCGTTTTTTCTTAGGTTGCGCTATGTGTGCTATGATATTAGCTTTCTTCGTTGATTCGCCAATCAATATTTATCATGGCTTAATCGATATCGTGAGATCATCCGATGTTCTCATAACTGATTATTTAGAAGTAGGAGGTCTTGGTGCAACACTAGTAAATTCTGGACTATTGATGTTTTTTAATTATATCTGCATGCGAAAGTTAAAGTTGAAAATCAATGGTTTCTTCATTGCTGGACTTTGGATTATTACTGGTTTCGCTTTTTTTGGCAATAATATAGTAAATGTAATACCAATATATTTAGGAGGTTTCCTATATGCTAGATATCAAGAGGAGTCTTTCGGTCGAGTTTTTATAATAACTATATTTGCAACTAGTCTTTCACCACTAGTAACTGAAGTTTATTACCTTTTTGAATTGTCTACTACTGCAAATTTATTGATAAGTCTTTTGGCTGGAGTTTCTGTTGGTTTCTTTATGCCTGTTCTATCTGCTCACATGGTCAAGATGCATGATGGATTCAATATATATAATGTAGGTTTGACTTCTGGAATTATCGGAACAGTTGTTATTGCTTTATTCAGAGGTTACGGGTATAATGTAACGACGCGACAAGTTTTATCGACTCATTATCACAATACATTGGCAGGCATAATGCTTTTGTTATTTTTATCAATGATTTTTGTTGGTTTTCGACTAAATGAAAAATCTTTTAGAGGATATAAAGATCTTTTACATTATTCTGGTCGTCTAATAACAGACTTTGTTTTCCTTACTGGTTTGGGATTAACTCTTATCAACATGGGTATCATGGGATTAATCGGAATGGCTTTTGTCTATTTGATAGGTGGTTCCTTTAACGGCGCTGTAATAGCTGGATTGCTAACACTGTGTGGCTTTTCTGCATTTGGTAATCATCCGAAAAATTCGATACCAGTAATGGTTGGAGTCTTTATCGCTGCACTTACTAATATATGGCCTATGGATTCTGTTGCAATGGTCATAACCGGACTTTTCGCAACTACATTGGCACCCATAGCCGGTGTGCATGGGTGGTGGGCCGGTTTAATAGCAGGTTTTATCCACACATCCGTAGTTATGAATGTTGGGTATTTGCACGGTGGAGTAAATCTTTATAACAATGGCTTTGCAGGAGGTATTGTCGCTTCTATTTTTGTACCTGTCATCGATGCATTTAAAAAAGGAGATTAG